The following coding sequences are from one Shewanella violacea DSS12 window:
- a CDS encoding NADH-quinone oxidoreductase subunit N has product MSIHYLPASILLSTILILLLSISLKRSHLHAFLITGVGVIGAALAQISLIDAPVMSELLFIFTPVNAFISAGLLVILVFLWSQLYHWLDKSDNTYEEYYLLLLTASLGAVSMIFSQHFASFFLALELMGLSFVGLIAYSNNNPNSQEAGIKYLVLSAGASALILMGVALIYLQTGSLTFDSVSTSKMLYLVSSPLNLTTTGMIFILIGLCFKLSLVPCHLWVADIFEGAPLPTTALLAIVSKLAAFIVLWRMFSYGNWHTNSTILDVIALVAVASMLMGNLLALQQDRLLRILAFSSIAHFGYLLIILLLLESNNSLLDDISFNLEAMIFYLLAYMITLTGTFSVLMQLEKNTSISQLSGLFWRQPLQATCLSALMLSLAGIPLTIGFMGKFYLVTAAISGQLWWPIGFLVIASVIGLYFYLRIIMVMLGKAKSSSLPYKLPMRDRLTSWLIIVTVIGMGTFPSVFSDMLEAVTH; this is encoded by the coding sequence ATGAGTATTCACTACCTTCCGGCCAGCATATTGTTGAGCACCATTTTGATCTTGCTACTGAGTATTTCCTTAAAACGCTCGCACCTGCATGCTTTTTTGATCACTGGAGTGGGGGTAATTGGCGCCGCTCTGGCTCAAATCTCCTTGATTGACGCCCCAGTCATGTCTGAGCTGCTATTTATTTTCACTCCGGTCAACGCCTTCATTTCAGCTGGGTTATTAGTCATCTTAGTCTTTCTCTGGTCCCAGCTTTATCATTGGCTAGATAAGTCAGATAACACCTATGAAGAGTATTACCTGCTGTTATTAACCGCCAGTCTGGGCGCAGTGTCCATGATTTTCAGTCAGCATTTCGCCAGTTTTTTCCTGGCCTTAGAGCTAATGGGCCTCTCTTTCGTCGGGCTTATCGCTTATTCAAATAACAATCCTAATAGTCAGGAAGCTGGCATAAAATACCTGGTGCTATCGGCCGGGGCTTCGGCCTTGATACTCATGGGAGTCGCGCTCATCTATCTGCAAACGGGCAGCCTGACATTCGATTCAGTGTCGACAAGCAAGATGCTATATCTAGTGAGTTCACCACTGAATTTAACCACTACTGGGATGATTTTTATTCTTATAGGCCTTTGCTTCAAACTGTCTCTGGTACCTTGTCATCTGTGGGTGGCTGACATTTTTGAAGGAGCCCCCCTGCCTACTACGGCACTATTGGCTATTGTGTCAAAATTGGCAGCTTTTATCGTGTTATGGAGAATGTTCAGTTATGGTAACTGGCATACAAATAGCACAATTTTAGACGTCATTGCCCTAGTTGCAGTCGCATCTATGCTCATGGGTAATTTGTTAGCACTCCAACAAGATAGACTGCTACGAATATTAGCCTTCTCCTCTATCGCTCATTTTGGTTACTTGCTGATTATTTTGTTATTACTCGAGAGTAATAACAGCCTACTCGATGATATAAGCTTTAATCTCGAAGCGATGATTTTTTATCTACTCGCCTATATGATCACCTTAACTGGCACCTTCTCAGTGTTAATGCAGCTGGAAAAAAACACCTCAATCAGCCAATTAAGCGGCCTTTTCTGGCGGCAACCTCTGCAGGCAACATGTTTAAGTGCACTTATGCTATCTTTAGCCGGGATACCATTAACGATAGGGTTTATGGGCAAGTTTTATCTTGTCACTGCCGCAATCTCCGGTCAGCTTTGGTGGCCAATAGGTTTCTTGGTGATTGCCAGTGTGATCGGCCTGTACTTCTACCTGAGGATCATCATGGTCATGCTAGGTAAGGCCAAA